Proteins from one Sabethes cyaneus chromosome 2, idSabCyanKW18_F2, whole genome shotgun sequence genomic window:
- the LOC128737435 gene encoding pre-mRNA-splicing factor Syf2, producing the protein MEQIGSVAATDVIASKSVAEKHAERMERLRKLHTQRNEARNSNHQEVVAEDERKKLPTNWEARKRQADWLIEDSKAKEQAQAKGLDYNRVKMMKVSAAEADRFDKLKAKKKNADPGFSDYEAQTARQYNRLIKAMEPRDLVKYEEQKQKYGDAFYGGPNVVLQGLHKDSPTAVDKMVKDLEQQIDKRKKFSRRRTHNDDADIDYINEKNARFNKKLERFYGEHTAEIKQNLERGTAI; encoded by the coding sequence ATGGAACAAATTGGAAGTGTAGCAGCCACGGACGTAATTGCCAGTAAAAGTGTTGCAGAAAAACATGCTGAACGAATGGAACGGCTGCGTAAACTTCACACACAGCGAAATGAGGCACGTAATTCTAATCATCAGGAAGTCGTAGCAGAGGACGAGCGCAAGAAGCTGCCAACCAATTGGGAGGCTCGTAAACGGCAAGCAGATTGGCTTATAGAGGACAGTAAAGCAAAAGAACAAGCGCAAGCAAAAGGTCTCGATTATAATCGCGTCAAAATGATGAAAGTTTCCGCTGCAGAAGCTGATCGATTTGACAAGCTAAAGGCGAAGAAAAAGAATGCTGATCCAGGATTCTCTGATTACGAAGCCCAAACGGCTCGACAGTACAACCGATTAATAAAAGCTATGGAACCGAGGGATTTAGTAAAATACGAAGAACAGAAGCAAAAGTATGGTGATGCCTTTTACGGGGGACCAAACGTGGTTCTTCAAGGCCTTCATAAGGATTCGCCAACCGCGGTCGACAAGATGGTCAAGGATCTGGAACAGCAAATCGACAAAAGAAAGAAGTTCTCTCGCAGGAGGACCCATAACGACGATGCCGATATCGACTACATCAATGAAAAGAATGCCCGATTCAACAAGAAACTGGAACGATTCTATGGGGAACACACGGCGGAAATTAAGCAGAATTTGGAAAGAGGAACCGCTATTTAA